A single Acidimicrobiales bacterium DNA region contains:
- a CDS encoding fibronectin type III domain-containing protein: MRAVRAAAGVAAAGLALVVGAGPARAGAPDISMSSPTGGGVVSTSTPTIAGTASATSPDGTVTGDLQVAVTSAAGHPGWSATTPACGQSSCRFSLAVSPPLLWNGAYTLSVQATETDPGGPGQPVSYEASFSVAAPPATPSGLAATPSADGRSVRLAWSEPSYPDLAGYQVSRSPSGPGFPARVTSAGYSDPATTPGTAYSYQVTALRQGASSGTTVASAPATAAVGGPPGAAGGGAASGSSSGSGSGSTGPAGSGVGTYSSAGGAVSGGATGLGGLLDPSAFGAGLPAQAAPAVPSLPPDSAEPGPDLPAVAPFSSSSSGASGKGGRPVTITYGAVPVSGHSAMVRNVAAVGLAALLLAVVAHLLWLRRLVVLAPSAEHGPE; this comes from the coding sequence CGGCGCGGGCGGGAGCGCCCGACATCTCCATGAGCTCGCCCACCGGTGGCGGGGTGGTGAGCACGTCCACGCCCACCATCGCCGGCACCGCGTCGGCCACCTCGCCGGACGGGACCGTCACCGGGGATCTGCAGGTGGCGGTCACCTCCGCCGCCGGGCACCCGGGGTGGAGCGCCACCACGCCGGCGTGCGGCCAGTCGTCGTGCCGGTTCTCGCTGGCGGTGTCCCCGCCCCTCCTGTGGAACGGCGCCTACACCCTCTCCGTCCAGGCCACCGAGACCGACCCGGGCGGCCCGGGCCAGCCGGTGAGCTACGAGGCCAGCTTCTCGGTGGCGGCCCCGCCGGCCACCCCGTCGGGGCTGGCCGCCACCCCTTCGGCCGACGGCCGGTCGGTGCGCCTGGCGTGGTCGGAGCCGTCCTACCCCGACCTCGCCGGCTACCAGGTCAGCCGCAGCCCGTCCGGCCCGGGCTTCCCGGCCCGGGTGACGTCCGCCGGCTACTCCGACCCCGCGACCACACCCGGAACGGCTTACAGCTACCAGGTCACCGCCCTCCGCCAGGGAGCCAGCAGCGGCACCACGGTCGCGTCGGCCCCGGCGACGGCGGCGGTGGGCGGCCCTCCCGGCGCCGCCGGCGGGGGAGCGGCGTCGGGGTCCTCCTCGGGATCCGGGTCCGGGAGCACCGGCCCGGCCGGATCGGGGGTGGGCACCTACAGCTCGGCGGGCGGGGCCGTCTCCGGGGGAGCCACCGGGCTCGGCGGTCTGCTCGATCCGTCGGCTTTCGGGGCCGGCCTGCCCGCCCAAGCCGCCCCCGCAGTCCCGAGCCTGCCCCCGGACAGCGCCGAGCCGGGACCCGACCTTCCCGCCGTGGCCCCGTTCAGCTCGTCGAGCTCCGGCGCGTCCGGAAAGGGGGGGCGCCCGGTCACGATCACCTACGGCGCCGTCCCGGTGTCCGGCCACTCCGCCATGGTCCGCAACGTGGCGGCGGTCGGCCTGGCCGCCCTCCTGCTGGCGGTGGTGGCCCACCTTCTGTGGCTGCGGCGCCTGGTGGTGCTGGCCCCGTCAGCCGAGCACGGCCCGGAGTAG